The following are encoded in a window of Paramormyrops kingsleyae isolate MSU_618 chromosome 12, PKINGS_0.4, whole genome shotgun sequence genomic DNA:
- the LOC140577712 gene encoding uncharacterized protein: protein MSEAILTFQSQLSDIMETVLKTAVHEITCLVEDSFQGEVVRSRKEVESLRQRLQWSERRWRDRERERGGKNKCTECGRASDPSAEIKRKTAGTKNGSEEGRGIKKEKTTRNRGSCLWEALATAPSSVPDEKDSPGSISFGETARPPFPDSEGSGSDSMPEKEDFQGSQGIRGVRRKRRRLRLTVNFSGHPDPESEQSPDEGCTKELDTEYMIKQNVEELDEAVLEGGCEYSGRSMNGLNPEYKKVTVDHDLVIGEPNVSCITHEDSELRSGLINMQAEVHHDIRKSEGIQIEDVVSLSSPHNVVNHMRRKNLKTESLSVDGWESMAQANSDIQHGDHGSFTSAGNMRLSHDGGNGDNQNICIYCGKNFAYVSRLKIHLLKHTGEKPFSCVQCGKRFTVARNLERHQKIHWGDASFICAQCGKSFRRADHLKVHQRVHTGERPYCCTHCNKCFRFSGDLNTHKRVHTGEKPYCCTLCGNRFSQLRQLKSHMRVHKANLGRISHLTQ from the exons ATGTCGGAGGCGATTCTTACTTTCCAGTCTCAGCTGTCGGACATTATGGAGACGGTCCTCAAGACGGCTGTACATGAGATCACCTGCCTGGTGGAAGACAGCTTTCAGGGGGAGGTAGTGCGGAGCAGGAAGGAGGTGGAGAGCCTGAGACAGAGGCTGCAGTGGTCCGAGAGGAGATGGAGGGATCGGGAGCGAGAGAGAGGAGGAAAGAACAAGTGCACGGAATGCGGCAGGGCGTCGGATCCCAGTGCAgagataaaaagaaaaacagctgGCACTAAAAACG GGTCTGAGGAGGGACGTGGTATCAAAAAGGAGAAGACAACAAGGAACCGTGGCAGCTGTCTTTGGGAAGCCTTGGCTACAGCCCCCTCTAGTGTTCCAGATGAAAAGGACAGCCCCGGATCCATCAGCTTTGGAGAAACTGCACGACCGCCA TTTCCAGATTCTGAAGGTAGTGGGAGTGACTCGATGCCTGAGAAGGAGGACTTCCAGGGATCTCAAGGCATCCGCGGTGTTCGCAGGAAGCGAAGGCGTCTGCGGC TTACTGTAAATTTTAGTGGCCACCCTGATCCTGAGAGCGAACAGTCCCCAGATGAGGGATGTACTAAGGAGCTGGATACTGAATATATGATAAAGCAAAATGTAGAGGAACTCGATGAGGCAGTCCTCGAAGGAGGATGCGAGTACAGCGGGAGAAGCATGAATGGTCTGAATCCTGAGTACAAGAAGGTCACAGTGGACCACGACCTGGTGATTGGTGAACCTAATGTCTCCTGCATTACACACGAAGACTCAGAACTCAGGTCAGGACTGATTAATATGCAAGCAGAAGTTCACCATGACATCAGGAAGAGTGAGGGAATACAAATAGAAGACGTGGTCAGCCTGTCGAGCCCCCACAACGTCGTCAACCACATGAGGAGGAAGAACTTGAAGACGGAGAGTCTGTCAGTAGATGGGTGGGAGAGTATGGCACAAGCAAACTCAGATATTCAACATGGTGATCATGGAAGCTTCACTTCAGCCGGGAATATGAGACTATCTCATGACGGAGGCAATGGAGATAATCAGAATATCTGTATATACTGTGGAAAGAATTTCGCTTACGTGAGTCGCCTTAAAATACACCTGCTAAAACATACTGGTGAAAAGCCATTCAGTTGTGTTCAGTGTGGAAAGAGGTTTACTGTTGCAAGAAATCTGGAGAGACACCAGAAGATTCACTGGGGAGACGCAAGTTTTATTTGCGCCCAGTGCGGGAAGAGCTTCAGAAGAGCTGACCACCTCAAGGTCCATCAGCGAGTTCACACGGGAGAGAGACCCTACTGTTGCACTCACTGCAACAAGTGTTTCCGCTTCTCTGGTgacttaaacacacacaaaagggtCCACACCGGAGAAAAGCCGTACTGCTGTACGCTGTGTGGAAACAGGTTCAGTCAGCTAAGACAGCTGAAATCACACATGCGGGTTCATAAGGCAAATTTGGGCAGAATCAGTCATTTGACACAGTAG